Part of the Methylorubrum populi genome is shown below.
TGGCCGGCTATCCCAACGCTCAGAAGGCGAAGATCGAGGACGCGATGCGCGAATGCGTCGCCTCGCAACTCCGGATGACCGGCAAGGGGCAGGGGGACGAGTAGCCGCTCAGATCTCGATCTCGGTGCCGATCTCGATCACCTGACGGGCCGGCACGCAGAAATGGGCGCCGGTGCGCTCGGCGTTGTTCTGCATCACCGCGAAGACCGCCTCGCGCCAGTCCGACATGCCGCGCCGGTCGGAGACGGGGATGATCGTCTCGTGGCCGACGAAGACGGTCAGATCCTCCGTAAATTCCTTCGGCAGCAGGCCGGCATGGACGGCGCAGTCGAGCCCCTCGGGGATCGAGGCCGATTGCATGAAGCCGTAACGCAGCACGACGCGGCGTATGTCGGGGGTGATCTCGGTGACGCGCGCCCGCTCGTCGCGCGGCACCGTCGGCGTCTCCTCGAACAAAGCGGTCACGATCACCACTCGGGCGTGCAAGGCGCCCAGGCGCTCGACGAAGCGCATCATCGGCAGCGGGATGCCCTCGGTCGCCGAGGACAGGAAGGCGGCCGCGCCCGGCAGGGTGGTGGGCGGCTCCCGGCGCAGGCCCTCCAGGAACTGCGCCTCGGGCGGACGCAGGGCGATGCGGGCCTGTTCCATGCAGGCATTGCCCTTGCGCCAGGTCAGCATCAGGAAGGCGATGATCCCGGCGAGCAGCAGCGGAAACCAGCCGCCCTCGAACAGCTTCACGCTGTTGGCGGAGAGGAAGATCAGGTCGATCACGAGGAAGAAGCCGTTGACCGCGAGCACGACGGGCAGGCCGTAGCCCCATTTGCGGGCGACGAGGCCGGCGAGCAGCGTCGTGATCGCCATCAGCAGCGACACGGCGATGCCGTAGGCGCCGGCCAGCGCGTCGGAGGAGCGGAAGATCAGAACCGCTGACAGCGTCGCTGCGGCGAGCAGCCAGTTCACGAGAGGCACGTAGATCTGGCCACTCTCGTCGGGGGCGGTGTGGACGATGCGCAGCGGCGGCAGGAAGCCGAGCTGGATCGATTGCCGGGTCAGCGAGAACACCCCCGAGATCACCGCCTGCGAGGCGATGACGGCGGCGAGCGTCGCCAGCCCGATCAGCGGGTAGTGCAGCGGGCCCGGTGCGAGCCGGTAGAACGGGTTCTCGGCGGCGGAAGGGTCGACGAGCAGGATCGCGCCCTGCCCGAAATAGTGGATCACCAGCGCCGGCAGGACGAGGGCGAACCACGCGACGCGGATCGCCCGCGCGCCGAAATGGCCGAGATCGGCGTACATCGCCTCGCCGCCGGTGACCGCGAGGAAGGCCGCGCCCAGCATCGCGAAGCCGACATGCAGGCCGGCATGGGCCGTGAACTCGACCGCGCGCAGCGGATTGATCGCGCTGAGGATCTGCGGCGCCTGGACGATGCCGCCGAGGCCGAGCCCGGCGAGCACGAGAAACCACACCAGCATCACCGGGCCGAAGATCCGTCCGATGAAGGCGGCGCCCCGGCGCTGCACGAGGAACAGGCCGACGAGGATCACCAGCGCGATCGGCACGATGAAGCGGTCGAGACCGGGAGCATCGACCCGCAGGCCCTCCACCGCCGAGAGGACCGAAATCGCCGGCGTGATCGCGCCGTCGCCGTAGAGCAGGGCGGCGCCGACGAGGCCGATGACGAGCAGCAGCGCCTGCCGCGAGCCGGGCTGCGCGTGGCGGGCGCCGAGCAGCGCCAGCATCGCCACGATGCCGCCCTCGCCGCGGTTGTCGGCGCGCAGGATCAGCACCGCGTATTTCAGCGCGACGACGAGAATCAGAGCCCACAGGATCAGCGAGACCGCGCCGGTCACCGCCACGGCGGAGGGCTCACCGCCCGGGCTTGCGGCGCGCACCGCTTCCTTGAGGGCGTAGAGCGGGCTCGTGCCGATATCGCCGTAGACGACGCCGAGGGTGGCGACGAGCAGCCCCGCGCCGAGCCGGCGGCCGGGGCCCGAATCCTCGGCTCCTCCCGAATCCCCGGCTCCGGAGGTGTGTGCAGCGTCCTGGCTCAAGACAGCGCTCCGGAAGCGGGGCCGATCGTGGCGGCTCAGCTATGGAGAGCGTGGCCGGCGTCCAGGGCGTCTCTTTGAGAATTGATGGCTGCTGTCAGGGCTCGCGGGGAGCGGGCGCTTCGGCGGGCGCCTTGTCCGAGCTGGGGCGCGCGTCGCGCAGGCGGACGGCGGCGGCGGCGGCCTTCTCGGCGATGCGGCGGCGCAGGTCGTCGGACAGCTCGATATCGACGAGGCGCCAGCCCCAGTCGCGCAGGCGCAGGCGGATGCGGAACTGTTCGTGCCGGGGATGATCGGGCGGCACGGCGATCACCACCGAGCGGAAGCCGCGCATGTCGGAGGAGAGATAGTAGCGCAGGAGCCGTTTGAGGTCGGGGATGCGCAGGCCGTCGCGCCGCTCATGCCGGTTGGTCGGCGCGGCGAGGTCGGCGCCCTGGGGCCAGCCGTCGTCGAGGAGGTCGATCACTGCCTGCGGCGTCAGCGCCGATTCCATGACCGGCAGCGCCACCGCCGCCGCCGCGTCGGCGATGCGCTGCCGCTCGCGCGGATCGAGGGCGTTGCTGTCGGCCTTCACCGCGGCGCTGATCTGCCGGGCCAGCGAGAGCCGCAGCGTGCGGAAGTTGATCCGCTGCTCGACGGCCGCAGCGTCGCCCGCCTGCACCGCCGCGGCGAAACCGTAGAGCGACCAGAACGGCGTCAGCGTGTAGGCGAACCACGCGAGCACCGCGAAAAGAGGAACGAGCCACCACCGCATCGGATCAGCCGCGGATGCGCGGATGCGTCATGCCGGATCGCCCGCGGCGTCTTTCTCGGCGCCGTTCCAGCCGGTCAGGCCGGAGAAGGCCGCGACGACGCCCTCGTAGACCGGGCGCTTGAAGGTGATGATGAGATCCGGCAGGGCCTCCAGCCGCTCCCAGCGCCACGCCTCAAATTCGGGCTTGTGGCGACCGCCGCCGGGTGCGTCCACGTCGATCACCGCCTCGCTGCCGGTCAGGCCGAAGGCGAACCATTTCTGGCGCTGGCCGCGATAGCGGCCCTTCCAGGCCCGCTTCATGACCTCCGGCGGCAGGTCGTAGGCGAGCCAGTCGCGGGTCTCGCCGAGCAGCGTGACGGCGTCGGCCGGCACATTGGTCTCTTCGTGGAGCTCGCGCAAAGCCGCGGCGAGGGGCTCCTCCCCCTCGTCGATCCCGCCCTGCGGCATTTGCCACGCGAGATCGCCGTCGACGTGCTCGGGGCCCGCCTCGCGCTTGCGCCGCCCGATGAACACCCGGCCGTCGCGGTTGAACAGGGCAACGCCCACGCAGGGACGGTAGGGCAGCGCGCTGCCTTCCGGCAGGCGCAGGAGATCGTCGTTGGAGCGGGTCATCGCGGGCTACGGGCGGGCTTTTGCTGGCGGCGCGACCATAGGAGGCCGAACCGGTGCGGGCAACGCCGACCTGCCATCCATCTGCGGCCGTAGAACGAAGGCGGGCCCGGCCTCGGCCGCGCCCGCCCGCTTCTCACCCTTTCCCGCGATCGGTCAGGCGGCGCGCACGTTCGCCAGGAAGCGGTCGACCTCGCTGCTGAGATGCGCGGACTGACGCGACAGCTCGGACGAGGCGGCGAGCACTTGGGCGGCGGTCGCGCCCGCCTCCTCGGCCGCCTGCGCCACGCCCGAGATGTTGCTCGTCACCTCGCCCGCGCCCATGGCTGCCTGGGCGACGTTGCGCACGATCTCCTGCGTTGCCGCGCCCTGCTGCTCCACCGCCGCGGCGATCGAGGCCGCAACCGAGCTGATCTCCTCGATGCGCCCCGTGATGCTGCCGATGGCCGAGACCGCGTGGCCCGTGGTCTCCTGGATCCGGCCGATCTGGCCGGAGATTTCCTCGGTTGCCCGCGCCGTCTGGTTGGCGAGCTCCTTCACCTCGGCGGCGACCACCGCGAAGCCACGGCCGGCCTCGCCGGCGCGGGCGGCCTCGATCGTGGCGTTGAGCGCGAGCAGGTTGGTCTGCCCGGCAATTGTCGTGATCATGGTGACGACGTCGCCGATCTTGGCGACCGCCGCATTCAGCGCCCGGACGTGGGCCGCCGTCTGCGCCGCCTCTCCGACCGCGGCCTGAGCGAGGCTCGAAGAGCCGCTGACCTGCCGGCTGATCTCCTGCACCGAGGCGCCCAGTTCCTCGGCCGCTGCGGCGACGGTGTTGACGTTGGTGGCCGCCTCCTCGGCTGCAGCCGCCACGCTCACCGACTGGCTGGCGGTGCGGGTCGCGGCGCCGGTCATGCCGTGGGCCGAGGCCTGCAACTGGGAAGCGGCGGACGAGACGAGGCTGACGACGCCGCCGACCGCACCTTCGAACCGTTCGGCCATCTCGCGCATCGCCG
Proteins encoded:
- a CDS encoding potassium transporter Kup, which produces MSQDAAHTSGAGDSGGAEDSGPGRRLGAGLLVATLGVVYGDIGTSPLYALKEAVRAASPGGEPSAVAVTGAVSLILWALILVVALKYAVLILRADNRGEGGIVAMLALLGARHAQPGSRQALLLVIGLVGAALLYGDGAITPAISVLSAVEGLRVDAPGLDRFIVPIALVILVGLFLVQRRGAAFIGRIFGPVMLVWFLVLAGLGLGGIVQAPQILSAINPLRAVEFTAHAGLHVGFAMLGAAFLAVTGGEAMYADLGHFGARAIRVAWFALVLPALVIHYFGQGAILLVDPSAAENPFYRLAPGPLHYPLIGLATLAAVIASQAVISGVFSLTRQSIQLGFLPPLRIVHTAPDESGQIYVPLVNWLLAAATLSAVLIFRSSDALAGAYGIAVSLLMAITTLLAGLVARKWGYGLPVVLAVNGFFLVIDLIFLSANSVKLFEGGWFPLLLAGIIAFLMLTWRKGNACMEQARIALRPPEAQFLEGLRREPPTTLPGAAAFLSSATEGIPLPMMRFVERLGALHARVVIVTALFEETPTVPRDERARVTEITPDIRRVVLRYGFMQSASIPEGLDCAVHAGLLPKEFTEDLTVFVGHETIIPVSDRRGMSDWREAVFAVMQNNAERTGAHFCVPARQVIEIGTEIEI
- a CDS encoding DUF2939 domain-containing protein, whose product is MRWWLVPLFAVLAWFAYTLTPFWSLYGFAAAVQAGDAAAVEQRINFRTLRLSLARQISAAVKADSNALDPRERQRIADAAAAVALPVMESALTPQAVIDLLDDGWPQGADLAAPTNRHERRDGLRIPDLKRLLRYYLSSDMRGFRSVVIAVPPDHPRHEQFRIRLRLRDWGWRLVDIELSDDLRRRIAEKAAAAAVRLRDARPSSDKAPAEAPAPREP
- a CDS encoding RNA pyrophosphohydrolase; this translates as MTRSNDDLLRLPEGSALPYRPCVGVALFNRDGRVFIGRRKREAGPEHVDGDLAWQMPQGGIDEGEEPLAAALRELHEETNVPADAVTLLGETRDWLAYDLPPEVMKRAWKGRYRGQRQKWFAFGLTGSEAVIDVDAPGGGRHKPEFEAWRWERLEALPDLIITFKRPVYEGVVAAFSGLTGWNGAEKDAAGDPA